One Gossypium arboreum isolate Shixiya-1 chromosome 13, ASM2569848v2, whole genome shotgun sequence genomic window, CATTATTTCATTATATGTTGATCATTTACTTGTGATTGGCAGCAATAACAAACTGGTGACTGTATTTAAGGATTAGATGCAAGACAAGTTTGAAATGTCAGACTTAGGTGAAATGACATACTTTGTCGGTCTAGAGGTGAATCAAGCTCATGATGCAATCTTCATAAACTAGAAGGGGTTCGCAATAAAAATCCTGCGAAGATATAGCTTGGAGAATTGTAAACTTGTGAGCACTCCTATCGTTCAAGGTGAAAAGCTCACCAGCAATGAAGATATTGAGAAGGTTGATGAAACAAGCTACAGAAGCTTGGTGAGATGTTTGCTTTACTTGAGAACATCTAGATCTAACATAATGTTTATTGTAAGTTTATTGTCAAGGTACATGCATTGCTGCAATATGAACCACTACAAAGCAGCAAAAAGAGTTCTACGATACATAAAAGGAACTCTAGATCATGAAGTGAAGTTTAAGAGAACTGAAAAGGTCAAGCTACTTACGTATTCAAATAGTGATTTGGTTGGATCCATTGAAGACATGAATAGTACCTCAAGTTATTTCTTTACTCTAGGATCAAGTATGTTCTGTTGGAGCTCGAAAAAATAAGAATCAGTGGCGCAGTCAACTGCAGAAGCTGAGTATGTTGCAGCCACAGCAGCTATAAATCAAGCTATTTGGTTAAGGAAATTACCGAATGATTTAAATTTAAAGCAAAAAGAAGCAACAGAGATTAAGTGTGATAATCAATCTGCTGTTGCAATTACAAAAAATCCGATATTTCATGGAAGAACAAAACACTTCAAAATTAAATATCACTTTGTAAGAGAAGTGGAACAAGCCAAGGAAGTAACCTTGGTACGTTACAGTTCGCAAGATCAATTGGCTGATATTTTAACAAAAGCACTTGGAAATATGATGTTTGAAAAGCTGCGTTATGATATTGGAACTCGAAGCATGGATGTCAAAGAGGAGTGTTGTGAAATTACCATCCATTCGAACTGCGGATTGCGAGCTCACCAAAAAATGTGAGCTTACCAAGACTGCGAGCTCACCAAACTTGAGAGCTCACCTGCAAGCCCTTCACTCTGCAAGTTACCAACTTGCACTGAAACAATATCTTTTTGATTAGACTGAAATCAGGTAATGAAAAAGAAAGTTATATGAATCTAGTTACTGGATTAAACCAAATtgtaattattttcttattatttttaggtTATTTAAGCTTTCTTATTCCTGTAAACATTGCAATCAGTTTTTAATGAAACAATAGTTAAAAAGCTGATTCttgttcaaaattttttattctttttgtttCTGTTTCAATTTTTCCTTCATCAAATATCCAACATGGTTGGCCAACACATGAATGTTGGAAAATATATTTCTCTCAAAACATTAGGAAACTGGTTAAATTTTCTTAATGGTGCTAGGTTGCCATATTGCTTCTCACTGAGATCACACCAAAGAGTGTAGCTGTTCACAATCCCACAGAAGTTGCCAGATTTGTGGTAAGCTTTTTCTGATATTCCCCCACATCTGGGTATTTAATTTCGCCACCGGCCAGATGTGTGCTAAAACAGCACTAGCTTTTTCTCTTATATTTCATTCTATATGCTTCATGGCTCTCATGGTACTTTGCGAAAGTAATCATTACCAAATCAAAACTGGCTGACTGATAGTGGTTGCAACATTTCTAGGTCAGGCCAGTGGCATGGCTTTCTGTAATACTATATCCAATCGGAAGAGTTGTCACATATCTATCCATGGGAATGCTCAAAATTCTTGGTCTAAAAGGAAAAAGGTGAAGAAAACAAATACTTGCTTTTAATCTATCTGCAATTTCTAACTCATCATGATGTTTCATTTTTGTTTCTTTCCAGTGGTTTGTCAACATATGCCATCATTGTTTTATATGCTTTTGGAATGCCTCATGGATTTTCTCTTTTTCCTTAGTGAACCTTATGTTACTGAAGATGAATTGAAGCTAATGTTACGAGGGGCAGAGTTGAGTGGAGCAATAGAGGAGGAGGAACAGGTAACCCATATACATCACTCATTTCATAAGTATTTATGCTTAACTCTTATTGAGCATTTGGTTCACACATATATTGTATTTGTAATAGATATTTTTCTATTACCTTCTTTTCTATAACCCTAGACCAGTGGGTCTTCATATGCACCCAAGTAAAATTTTCTTTGCTTCCCCTTTTATATGTTTTGCTCAGATGAAAATTTGGGTGCAACATACATTATTAACTCATTGGCTCCTTGATGAGCACAATAGATCCAATGATATCTTATTTGTTGTTATAATAGTCTTTGAGGAAAACTTTATTCACCGTGGACATGTCAATCTATGGCGATTGATTCTAAGTTATCTACAATGAGTTCAAGCTCTCAATGTTCATATTAACTCCCCACCCccaccccccccccaaaaaaaaaaaaaaacaaattgttcctctttctttgttttttattCCGGTGCTCTTATATATTGGAATCCTTCACAGGATATGATTGAAAATGTCTTAGAGACAAAAGATACCCATGTTAGAGAGGTGATGACACCTCTTATCGATGTTGTCGCAATTGATGCAAGCTCGACTCTTGTTGAGTTCCACAATTTGTGGTTAACTCAAGAATATTCAAGGTAAATAGTCTACATGAACTTTCTCCTAGgttctttttaatttaaaataacttgttaaaagatttttgacatttttacaggGTGCCCGTTTTCGAGCAGCGTGTTGATAATATAGTTGGCATTGCATATGCTATGGATCTACTAGATTATGTTGCAAAGGTCAGACAATTTCTACTCTCTCTTTTTTCCCCTTTTATCATCATAAATTTTTGGCTTATGAAGTATGCAACAGTATCATTGTGCACAGCATTATAACTTGTTTGATTTTGAAGGGTGAACTGCTAGAAAGTATTACTGTGGGAGATATGGCTCACAAACCTGCATACTTTGTGCCTGGTAATTTTTAAGCTTAGTTTCTTCAGTTAATTCCATGCTTTGAGTTAAAATGCAGCTGAATTTTACATGTCTTACTTGGCATCTATTTGGCCAAATGGTATCTATCACTTCTGTTTATTATCATTCATTAACATGTTTTTGTCTACATGTCATTATAGATTATTCTGAGAAGCTATTACAAAAAGAATTATACAATTTATTTTGCAGATTCAATGTCGGTCTGGAATCTTCTTAGAGAGTTTCGCATTAGGAAGGTTCATATGGCTGTTGTTCTTAACGAGTATGGTGGAACTGTTGGAGTACGTGCTATACTTTAAATCATGAATTGGTTTTGGTTTTTGGATTTGTATTCTTGAATGAGTCTTACTGTCTTAGCTGTGGAAGAACCTCAAAGTAAGATGGATTCTTGTTAAAACTGTGGTTTGCACATATTCATGTTTTATATAGAAGTGCTGACATAGCGTAGCTAATAATCTGCTCTATACCCACTTAAACTAGCATCAAATGATTTGTATGGCATAGTTTAAACTTATTAGTATGAAACTGAACACAAACATGTTTACCTGCAATTGAATTGAATGAGTTGTCAAATGTTCCAAAGTCCCTTTAACTCTTGTTAGAAAATCAGGTGAGATTGGAATCTGCAATATGCTTAAATCTAGCAAACACCAACAGAAACAAATATGCATTTATACCTCCCTCCCTCTTGCACCATCATTCGATTATGCACTATATATTCATTTATCTCTTCTTTTCTATTTTGGAGCAGATAGTCACCTTGGAAGATGTGGTTGAGGAGATTGTTGGTGAAATATTCGACGAAAATGATTCTAAAGTAGGGCTTGCTACATCTTTTCCCAACTTTGCATTGATTATGTTAGCATTGCATTCACAAAGATTTGGTGGTGGAATGAGGATCAAGTAATACTTATATCAACCATGCTATTAATAAATATGTGGACTTCATTTTCAAGTTTATATGATTTTACGTTTTTCCTGCTATGACAGGAGGAGATCCAGAAGAAAACTGGCTATATTGTAATGCGAGCAGAGGGTATCTTTGATGTTGATGCTAATACTTCTATTTATCAACTTTCTGAAGATCTAAATATCAAATTGCCAGAAGTAAGCTACTTCtattacatattatttatataaatccTCATGCATAAGCTTTCATTCTACCTGCAGATGTTTGCTAGAATAGTTCAAATGTTCATAAATATGCATTTCAATGTTAAAATCGTGATTTTCCATTCATATGGAATATCTGTATTAGAGAAAAAGGAACTCCAAGTTGGACCTCCCCTCACAGTATGAAGATCTGGATCCACAGATATAAAGTGTATGCTTGTCAAATAAATATATTTCGTTTTTGCTGTCTTTTAGGAACATCAGTATGAGACAGTGTCAGGTTTTGTTTGTGAGGCCTTTGGATATATACCAAGGACAGGTGAGAGTATTAAGGTAGTCCTTGGAAAGGAGGACGAAGAAGATGATGAGGATTCCGAAGCTGGATCTGATCATCATGATTCAAAGGAAAGGCATCAAATTTATAAACTCAAGGTACGATATCCTTTTGCCACATGCATTTGTATTGCATAACATTGCTTTTGAATATTGTTCCTCAAAAAGAGCATACATACAAAATGAATGCAGTTAGAACTTATGCGTTCTGGATTACGAATAATCAGAATCTCTAAAACAAGTAAATGAAATGTAAAAAACATTCTGTCATTGGAATTATGATGAACTTTATTCATTACGATATTTTCCTTATAAATCAGTTTCTTTTTACCTTAATGGCAAACGAATCTTCCTTCTTTTGAGACGAATCATTCAAATTTCGATATTCTTCTGAGATATTGTGGGACTGATTGTTGTACTCAATCACAATGAAAGCAAACAAGAATGCTCACCTTCAAGAAAATGGTCATAGAATATATGTTACATAGTTCAGTAAAGCTATTATGAAGGAAACACTGATGAGCACTTGCCATGGCATCTCTTCTTCATGCAGGATGTAGActaaagccttttttttttttacataaatacATCTTCTCTGTCAAGttttgtattgattcaaattgtTTATAAGGCCAAAACTTAATCAACTGTATTACTAACACTTTAATGTGGGCAATTTGTGTTTGGTGCAGATATTGGCAGGAAATGCCCGAAAAGTAAGTGCCGTTAGATTTGAATGTATAAACAATGAGGAATTTCTATTAGATACCATGGAGGTAACTCCAAAGGTTCCAAAAATCATGAAGAGGAAACGAAGCAATGATGAAGACTCAAATAATGGTAACAATGGTGAAGAAGATGCATTTGGAAAGAGGCAAGAGGATGACCTCTCAGATCACTATATAACTGCTGATCATAATGAGAATAAAGAAAGTCCTTATGGACagtagttatatatatattacacTATTTCTTTTTATCTCATTACCCCCCCCCCCCAAACCCCCGGAAGGCTGCCCTTTTTCCCTTACCATTTTCTTACAGGTCCATAAGAAGATGTAAAGACTCCAAAAACTGGAGAACGAAACAAAAATATGAGAATAGACTAACATTGTACAGTTGTTCACAGATGAAGTGATGTGTCAACATCTGAATCACTAAATGTAGATGTATGCAAGACCATATCTCTCTGCTGTAAGTTCGACAATATCGGAGTCTCAATAACCTGACGTCGATTTTGCATGCTAGATTCACTGTGTACAGATCCTTGGAGAGGTGGTCTAGGCTGAAGGATCAATTCGGAATGGAAAAACAATTGAGATGCTTCATTCGGTGTGCCTTGATTGATCCTCTCCGCTTCAGATAGCAACCGTAAAACCTCTCTTTCCTGCCTCAATTCCTTAGCTCTCTGCAACCGTCGGAACCTCTCTTGCAAGAGAGCAATGGAAGAATGAACATCTGGTTCACTCTGCCTTCCCATCAGAAAATTAAACTAGAGCCTATCAATGGTACTGAGGAGAATGCTCATAAGGTGATCTGAGGTTGCTTTATTCTTATATATATAGGACATTTATAAGCTTTAAAAGCGTTAATCTATTCAATGTAAGCCCCTTCAATTGATTTTAAATGATGTagaaggaaggaaaaaaaaaaagtagaatcGGCCGCTGAGATGTAAAGTCCAAGCAGGCAGAGTTATGTGGCAATATGTTGAGGTAAAAATAGATGATAGGAAGAAAAGGGTATGATAAAAAATCCAAACTGAGATGGAATGTAGCATTTGGATGTGATTCTTTTTGCAGAATAAAAGGATGGTTGATTCTCTGTCGGTTTGTTGCCAAGAGCTATTGGCCTTTCAACAAAGGTGAGTGCCCCTTTTTTGGTGGGGGATCTTCTTATATTATTTTCACCTTTCAACCTTCTATTCACTTTTGTTGATTACATTAGTTTTCGAGTTGGAATTTCAATATCTACAATCTTTTTTTTATTCGGAAAAAAATGATGACAAAGAGTTGAAATAGAGAATATATTTTGGACATTGGAGTTGGATGGTTTTCTCTATGCAAGCCCTTTCATTGAGAAAAGAGAAGCCTCTTTTTTCCTATTTCTCTCTCTATCTCTTTTTCATGTAGTGTTTTGTCATGAAGTTGTTGGATAGAAATGGGTGGAAGGAGAAATGTATAGTTATTGGATTCTTTCAATGGCCACTGCTGTTGGAACACTCTTGTCTTTGAACTTAATTGTTGGCAGAGTGGGCGCAAGCTAAAAAGCAGCCTACCCTCCCTAGATATCTCATGGAATTTGGCTAAGTATCTTTTGCCTTTTAGCCTGCCCAAAAtcatgaaaaagttgaatttggGTGGTGCAACTGTTTTTTTCAACTTTCTCTTGTCTTGGACCTCAGATATCAATGGTGATATTGCTGACGAATTGTACACATTAAAATCTCATGTCTGTGTTCCATATTAGTGCAATTAATTTGTGTGACTAATTGTTGTTTCGATTCTTTATTAAGTTTGAAATGTTTGTATTTGACACGTTGAAACTTAAATATAGTATAATTcttcaaattatttattaaagaTGTTTAAATAAAAATGAACTTGTGAGATGATGATTAAAAGCATAGGTGGCAACATTATGCCAATTGAGCCAGGCTAGTGATTGTCTCATAGTGGAGAATTGAAAGATTTCAAGAGAGCTTTGAATAAAATTGTACTTCTCTTATTaactaaagaattgaacttaaataaagaaaaaaagtcctaatcctaattgggaaaatagttccttattctaataaactattaaaacataaaaagaaaatagttcccttattttAGTAAAcaactaaaagataaaataaaaatatttctagaatatgaataaaacttatctatccaaataagatttatctacctaaataaatttaaaatatatacatatttcaacaccctCCCTCAAGTTAGTGCATATGTATCAATCATGCCCAACTtgcttacaagaaaatcaaagcttgtcttagagagtcctttggtgagtatgtcagcaatctgttgttttgaaggaacaaacggcatgcacacttggccttcttcaattttttccttgataaagtgtctatcaatctcaacatgtttagttCTATCATGTTGGACTGGGTTGTGAGCAATGCTAATGGCAGCTTTGCTATCACAGTACAACTTCATTGGTGAAGTTATTGGTTTCCTCAGctcttccataattctttttaaccaaaccatttcacaaattccttgAGCCATTGATCTAAACTCAGCCTCTGCACTACTTCTTGCTACAACAGTTTGTTTTTTGCTTCGCCAAGTCACAAGGTTTCTCCAAACAAATGTACAGTATCCTGATGTAGATCTTCTTTCTGTTATTGAGCCTGCCCAATCTGCATCTGTATAAGCTTCAATTCCTCTTTGTTCggatttcttgaagaataagcCATTTCCCAGTGAACTTTTCAAGTATCTTAGAATTCGAAACATTGCTTCTTCATGTTCCTCCATTGGGGAGTGCATAAATTGACTCACTAAGCTTACTGCAAAAGCTATGTCTGGCCTtgtatgtgataagtaaattaacttaccaactaatcttggtactgccctttatcaactaatcgaccttctttattttcaaattttacatttggatcaattggtgtgtcagctgggtggcaaccactcatcccagcctcttttaaaagatcaatcacatattttttctgagagaccacaagacccttctttgatcgagcaacttccattccaagaaagtatttcaaaggacccaagtctttgatctcaaactccaatgctagatgctccttgagacgtcttatttcatccacatcatctcctgtaagaatgatatcatcgacataaactataataatgactattctacctttttgtgaatgtcgatagaacattgtgtgatcagcttgcccttgtgagtaaccttgttttttaacaacttgagtgaATCGTTCAAACCAAGCTCAAGGAGACTGCTTCAGACCGTataaagatttcttgagtttacatactcgagttccaaatttttcttcaaaacctggaggaggatcaatgtaaacttcttcttcaagttttccatttaggaaagcattcttcacatctaattgctgtaaagaccaatcaagattaacagcaattgataaaagaactctgacggaatttaatttggccactagagcaaatgtttcaagataatctatcccgtatgtttgagtgtaccctttTGCTACCAACTGGGCTTTGTATCTATTTAAAGATCCATCtggtttgaatttggttgtgaacacCCATTTACTGATTTGTTTTTTTCCCTACAGGTAATTCCATTGTTTCCCATGTACCTGTTTTTTCAAGAGCATGCATCTCCTCTAAAATAGCCTCCTTCCACTCAGGAACCTGTAaagcatctttcacattttttGGTATTTGGACAGTATCGAGACACGAAACAAAGGTTGAGAATGTCGGAGATAAGGCTTTATAGGATACAAAGTTAGACATGGGATATTTGACAATATTTCTAacaccttttcttttggcaattAGAATATCTAAATCAGAAAATTCATTGGCTGGATTATGAACTTTACCTGGGCTTTTGACAGGATCTTGTGGGTCAGATTCTTGGTGATGAATCTGGTGGATTCCACTTTCTTGATTTCGATTTCTTCTTGAGTAAACAATTAACTCAtttgtttgttctttattttcatgatcagactctacaccttcatcctccttttcattaacattaacatcattaatttttgtgttaattataaattctccttccccattattagaatccctatgttgtatattcctagtctcttcttgatcaattatagaaTCTTCTTTAGTATAATTCCCTCCCTGAAGATTAGAATGAAAATAAGATTTTGTTTCAACAAATGTGACATCCATGGTAACTATAATCTTCCTATCAATTGGAtcataacatttgtaaccctttttattagaagcataaccaacaaagacatatttttttgctctaggatctagtttaccttggttgtgaagatgaacaaaaacactACACCCAAAAACTTCGGAGGATAAATCGTAATCAATTTAGAGTTAGGAAAGTTATCTTTAAAGAGACTAAAAGGAGTTctataatttagaattttattgggcattctattaataagatacgtagctgttaacaaggcttcgccccaaagataacgtggtacttgactagtgaacatcaaggctctagttacttccaaaagatgtcgattttttctttctgcaatcccattttgttgtggtgtatttgtacaagaactttggtggactattccatgtttggttaagaaaataCCTAATTGGTCGCTAAAAAATTCCCCACCATTATCAGTTCGAAATACTTCTATTTTCACACCAAATTGTGTTTTCACCATAGCATAAAAAGactgaaacacatttttaacttcgaacttatcttttaataaaaacacccaacaaagtcgagtatgatcatcaataaatgtgACAAACCAACATTTTCCTGAAAAAGTCGAGACCCTTGAAGGTCtccaaacatcactatgaattaacgaaaaaggtttggaggctttatatttttgaggtggaaagaatgaccgatgatgtttagccaattcacaaaattcacaatgatatgaagaaggacttttattttaaatagattaggtaacaaatatcttaaataataaaaattaggatgtccaagcctataatgccaaatcataaccttatcaaaatCGAAATGAATTTAAACATAAAGTAGTTGTTGGTTGACTTAGATGGTCGTCTTCAAGAAAGTAAATTCCACCAAATTCTTTAGCATTGCCAATCATCCTCCCGAGACCATGTCCTGAAACTTACATAGagagtcaaatataacatgacaattTGAGGATGGGATAATTCTTGAccgatatgagattacaagctAGATTTGGCACATGTAAAACATAATGTAAAACCAAGGAAGATGAAATTTTAACGATTGCCTTTCCGGCTATTGCCGAGAAGGACCCATCTGCTACTTTGATCTTTTGTTTCTGCGCAAGGTGTGTaagttgaaaaagaaaatgaccGCTAGTCATGTGATCACTAGCTCAGAATCAACGATTCATGTGTTTGTTTTACAAGGCTTGactttgaaaaaagaaaaatcgATTACTGATTGggcaaaagaggaagaaggattattggatgagttaggaatagaagaattcatccgaaattgtggTGATTGAAAAAACTTGTGTAGATGCTCTAATTGTTCCTTAGTGAATGGAGACCCTTCCAGAGAACTTTGGCCCTCATAATTTCCATTAGTTGTTTGGAAAGCTCTGCTATCCCCTGATTGTGAACCACGACCATTGCCATTCTTTTTCCTTCCATTTGTCGGTT contains:
- the LOC108464280 gene encoding DUF21 domain-containing protein At1g55930, chloroplastic-like produces the protein MEMALESFFLSQPSFISSTKSSPFKFFNRNLKFPSKFLSKIKNCPTPQFSSFPNPRVFKSFGLPKTGSSGDQTRLGLSSEENEQKLSWLRKGILGAMVCGILILGCKRVFAVEEVVNAGYVVIGKSMLLLRNAWPKASMILKVFKEQGVVLTLLLGLSAFFSMAETAITTLWPWKIRELAEKESEDGVFKMLRSDVTRFLTTILIGTTASNIGATALVTDAATEIFGEAGVSAATGVMTVAILLLTEITPKSVAVHNPTEVARFVVRPVAWLSVILYPIGRVVTYLSMGMLKILGLKGKSEPYVTEDELKLMLRGAELSGAIEEEEQDMIENVLETKDTHVREVMTPLIDVVAIDASSTLVEFHNLWLTQEYSRVPVFEQRVDNIVGIAYAMDLLDYVAKGELLESITVGDMAHKPAYFVPDSMSVWNLLREFRIRKVHMAVVLNEYGGTVGIVTLEDVVEEIVGEIFDENDSKEEIQKKTGYIVMRAEGIFDVDANTSIYQLSEDLNIKLPEEHQYETVSGFVCEAFGYIPRTGESIKVVLGKEDEEDDEDSEAGSDHHDSKERHQIYKLKILAGNARKVSAVRFECINNEEFLLDTMEVTPKVPKIMKRKRSNDEDSNNGNNGEEDAFGKRQEDDLSDHYITADHNENKESPYGQ
- the LOC108464281 gene encoding uncharacterized protein LOC108464281; this encodes MGRQSEPDVHSSIALLQERFRRLQRAKELRQEREVLRLLSEAERINQGTPNEASQLFFHSELILQPRPPLQGSVHSESSMQNRRQVIETPILSNLQQRDMVLHTSTFSDSDVDTSLHL